The Cystobacter fuscus DSM 2262 DNA segment TGGTTCTCTCCGCGCTCACCCCGGAGGCGCTCCGCCAGCAGGCGATGCGGCTAAGGGACTTCCTCGCGGAGACGCCCGCCAGTGACCGCACGCTGGAAGATGTCTGCGTCACGGCTGCGTTCAAGCGGCAGCACCACCGCCACCGCGCCGCGGTGATCGCCCGGGGGCGGGACGGACTGGTGAGGCTCCTCGGTGAGCTCGCTCGCGTCTCCGGGCAGGCGCTCCTGGTGGAGGAAGGGCAGCTCCCTGGGCTCGTCGAGGCCGGGCGAGCCTATGTCGACGGTGGCTCCCTCTCACGGGAGGCCTTCCCTGGATCCGGCGGGCGCTGTGTGAGCCTTCCGCTCTACCCCTTCCAGCGGCAGCGCCTGTGGCCAGAGTGGCTGTCTCCCCAGGAGGTGTGCCGCGCGCCCACGGACTCGCGGCCAGCGCCGCCCGTCGCACCGCCTTCCGAGGTGGTTGTCTCCCGTCGAGTCCAGGAGGCCCCCGCGGGCGAGCGCGAGGCGCGGCTGATGGAGTTGCTCCGCGCCCAGGTCGCGGACGTGCTGGAGGTGGACCCGGCCGAGCTCGACACGCGAGGAAGGACCTTCTTCGAGCTGGGGCTGAACTCCATCGGCGCCACGGTGTTGAAGGAGCGCATCTCGAGAGAGCTCGGCGTCACGTTGTTCACGACGATCTTCTTCGAGCACCCACGGCTGGAGCTGCTGGCGAAGCGGCTGCTGGCCCTCGTGGATTCCCGGACCGGAGTCAGCTCGGAGGTCGGGAGCCTCGCGAGCGCGCCCGCCCAGGAGGAGCAGGAGTTGAGGGAGCGCATCGCCGGGCTGTCCGAGGAGCAGGCTCGAGAGCTGATTGCCCGGAAGCTGGCCGAAATCAGCATTGAGGTCGACTGATGAGTCGGAAGGACGGTTCGCCGATGGAGCTGACGCCCCTGCAGCAAGCCCTGCTCACGATCGAGAAGCTGCAGAAGAAGCTCGCGGCTGGCACTCGAGCGGAGGATGGCGCGATCGCGATCATCGGCATGGGCTGCCGGTTCCCAGGTGGCGCGGTGAGTCCCGCGCGTTTCCAGGAGCTGCTGTGGGGAGGCGTCGAGGCGGTGACGGAACTCCCGGCCGACCGGCGGGCGCTCCAGGGACTCTATGATCCCGATCCCTCCAAGCCCGGGAAGATGTACTTGCGCCGGGCGGCCTTCGTCGACGGCGTTGACAGGTTCGACGCGGAGTTCTTCCGGATCTCGCGGCGGGAAGCCGAGGGGATGGATCCGCAGCAGCGCTTCTTCCTGGAGGTGAGCTGGGAGGCCCTCGAGAACGCGGGAATCCCGCCGCACCAGCTCGTGGGGTCGCGGACCGGCGTGTTCGCCGGAGTCCATGCCAAGGACTATGCGTTCGCCTTGGAGGGAGGACTGGAGAAGGTCGGTGCCCACTACTCCACGGGGGTGGACGCCAGTTATGTCGCCGGGCGGCTCTCCTATCTGCTTGGGCTCGAGGGTCCCAGCATGGCCGTGGACACCGCCTGCTCCTCCTCGCTGGCCGCGGTGCATCTGGCGTGTCAGAGCCTGCGCACGGAGGAGTCAACGCTGGCCATCGCGGGGGGCGTGAAGCTCATCCTCTCCCCGCAGCTCAGCGTGTTCCTGTCCAAGGCCGGGGCGCTCTCCCCGAGCAACCGCTGCCGCGCGTTCGATCGCGCGGCCGACGGCATGGTGCAGGGCGAGGGCTGTGGCGTGGTCATCCTGAAGCGCTACCGGGATGCGGTTCGCGATGGGGATCGGATCCTCGCGACGATTCGCGCAACGGCGATGAACCACGATGGCGCCAGCGGTGGGCTCACGGTGCCGAACGTCCGGGCACAGGAGTCGCTGTACCGGCTCGCGCTCCAGCGTGCCGGTGTCGAGCCCGGGCAGGTGGACTACCTGGAGGCGCATGGGACGGGAACCCGGCTCGGGGATCCCATCGAGCTCGAGGGTGTGTCGCGGGTCTACGGTGGCTCGAGGCCTCCGGAGCGGCCGCTGTGGGTTGGCTCGGTGAAGCCGAACATCGGTCACACCGAGGCGGCCGCGGGGATCGCGGGGCTGATCAAGGCGGTGCTGGTGCTCCAGGCTGGAGAGCTGCCGCCCTCCATTCATTTCGAGCACCCGAACCCCGAGTTCGCCTGGGAAGGCTCGGGGCTCGCGGTCCCTCGGGAGCGCACGCCGCTGGCGGGCAAGGCCACCCCGCACCTGGTGGCCGTGAGCTCGTTCGGGATGAGCGGCGTGAACGCCCATGCGCTCGTCGAGGCGTCTCGTGAAAAGGCCTCGGAGCACGCGGATTCCGGGCCGTACCTGCTGCCACTCTCGGCGCGCGGAGAGCCGGCCCTGCGTGAGCTCGCCGGAGCCTGGTTCCGTGAGCTCACGGCCGGCTCCCCGCGGAGCCTTCGGGATTGCTGCTTCACGGCGGGGGCGGGGCGCTCGCATCACGAGCAGCGTCTGGCGCTCGTCGCCCGGACGCCCGAGGCGTTGTGGGAACTGCTGCGCAACGCCGCCGATGGGCGTGGCGGCGAGGGGCTCCTCCGCGGACAGGTCAAGGCCGCGGGAGGGCGTGAGGCGGTCTTCGTCTTTGGAGATGCCGGAGCCGGGAAGGCCGGGGCCCTTCGCGAGCTGCTGCGGGAGGCCAGCTTCCGTGGCCACGTCGAGAAGCTGGATGGGGTGATCCGCCAGGTGGCGGGGGGGTCGCTCATCGAGCACGTGGAGCGGGATGCCGCCAGCCCCGTGGCCCTCCTCGCCTTCCAGCTCTGCCTGGCGGAGCTGTGGCGGTCGTATGGCGTCGAGCCCGCCGCCGTCGCGGGCTACGGCAAGGGAGAGGTCGCCGCGGGCGTCGTCGCGGGGGTGCTCGGAGTGGAGGAGGCGGTCCGGCTCGTGCTCCAGGGACCGGCGGCCCCGACGATTCGTTCCCAGCCGGCGAAGTGCCCGTTCCTCTCCCTCTCCGAAGAGGAGTGGATCGGAACGGGCGGTACGGTGCCGGCCGAGTTCTGGACGAGACGGCAGGCGTCCAAGGGCAGGCTGGAGCTGGATCTGCTCGCCGAGCACCTCATGGAGCGGAGCGCGTCCGCCTTCCTGGCGTTCGCGTGCGATGCCTCGCTGGGCGAGGAGCTGGAGGCCGCGGCGCAGCGCCGGAGCGGGAAGGTGCTCGTGCTGCCCGCGAGCCCCGCGGAGGGCGATGTCCGGTACGGAGTCCTGAGCAGCGCCGCGCGGCTCTACTGTGAGGGATTTCCAATCCGGTTCGAGAGCCTCTACCCCGGAGCGAGGAAGGCGGTCCTTCCGACGTACCCCTGGCAGCGCGAGCGCTTCTGGTGGGATGGGGAGCGGGAGTCCGTGAAGGTGGAGCCCGTCGTGGTGGAGGGCGGGGTGGAGAACGCGGAGGCCCTGCAGGGGCTGTTCTGTGAGCTCGCATGGAATGTCCGAGGGGCGAGCTCCGAGCAGGTTCGGGCGGACGGGACGTGGCTCGTCATCGCCGAGAAGCCCGAGGCCGCCGCGGAGCTCCGGGAAGGGTTGGTGGCGGCGGGCGGCTCGGTGGTCGTGGCCAGCGCGGGTCCCTCTTATGAAAAGGTGTCTGCCCGGGACTACCGCCTCGAGCTGACCGGCCGGGAGTCCTTCTCCCGCCTCCTGGCGGAACTGGCTGCGGACGGCCAGTCGCTCCGGGGAGTCATCTTCCGAGCGGGCTCCAGCCACCCGGAGACACTCGAAGGACCGCGCGCGGTGGTCCGGCGCGAGGCCATTGCCGTGACGTCGCTCGTGCAGGCCCTGGCGCACATGGCCGCGCCGAAGCCTCCGCGTCTGTATCTCATCACCCGGGGCGCTCAGAGCACGGGGAGCGAGGCGGGGCCCGGGTCGATCGCGGGAGCGCCACTCTGGGGGCTTGGGCGCGTCATCGCGTACGAGCATCCGGAGCTCGCGTGCAAGCGGATCGATGCCGATCCCGCCTCCGGCCCGGAGTCGCTCCGTGAGCTCGTCGTCGAGCTCGGACGCCGGCTGGCTCCTCCCCTGGACGATGATGAGGTCGTCCTGCGCGGAGACAGACGCCTGGTCCCTTCGCTCACCCAGGGCCGGCGGACGCCGGGAAGCGCGGGCGCGTTCCGCCCCAGGAAGGACCGCACGTACCTGATCACGGGAGGGCTCGGAGGCATCGGGCTTCGCCTGGCCTCCTGGCTGGTGAGCCGTGGTGCGCGGTACCTCGCGGTGTGTGGACGGAAGGGAGAGACGGCGGAGTCCCGTCAGGCCCTGGCGCCGCTTCGGGCAGCGGGGGCGCGGGTGGAGACCTTCCAGGTCGATGTGAGCCGACCGGAAGCGCTCGCGGCCATGCTCGAGAACCTCCGGCGTACGGGGCCCTCCCTGGGGGGCATCTTCCACTGCGCGGGCGTCCTGGCCGACGGCTCGCTGCTGCAGCTCGAGCCTCGGAGCTTCGAGACCGTCATGGGTCCGAAGGTGGATGGCGCCTGGAACCTCCACATGCTCGCCACGGATGCATCGATCGAGCAGTTCGTC contains these protein-coding regions:
- a CDS encoding SDR family NAD(P)-dependent oxidoreductase; this translates as MSRKDGSPMELTPLQQALLTIEKLQKKLAAGTRAEDGAIAIIGMGCRFPGGAVSPARFQELLWGGVEAVTELPADRRALQGLYDPDPSKPGKMYLRRAAFVDGVDRFDAEFFRISRREAEGMDPQQRFFLEVSWEALENAGIPPHQLVGSRTGVFAGVHAKDYAFALEGGLEKVGAHYSTGVDASYVAGRLSYLLGLEGPSMAVDTACSSSLAAVHLACQSLRTEESTLAIAGGVKLILSPQLSVFLSKAGALSPSNRCRAFDRAADGMVQGEGCGVVILKRYRDAVRDGDRILATIRATAMNHDGASGGLTVPNVRAQESLYRLALQRAGVEPGQVDYLEAHGTGTRLGDPIELEGVSRVYGGSRPPERPLWVGSVKPNIGHTEAAAGIAGLIKAVLVLQAGELPPSIHFEHPNPEFAWEGSGLAVPRERTPLAGKATPHLVAVSSFGMSGVNAHALVEASREKASEHADSGPYLLPLSARGEPALRELAGAWFRELTAGSPRSLRDCCFTAGAGRSHHEQRLALVARTPEALWELLRNAADGRGGEGLLRGQVKAAGGREAVFVFGDAGAGKAGALRELLREASFRGHVEKLDGVIRQVAGGSLIEHVERDAASPVALLAFQLCLAELWRSYGVEPAAVAGYGKGEVAAGVVAGVLGVEEAVRLVLQGPAAPTIRSQPAKCPFLSLSEEEWIGTGGTVPAEFWTRRQASKGRLELDLLAEHLMERSASAFLAFACDASLGEELEAAAQRRSGKVLVLPASPAEGDVRYGVLSSAARLYCEGFPIRFESLYPGARKAVLPTYPWQRERFWWDGERESVKVEPVVVEGGVENAEALQGLFCELAWNVRGASSEQVRADGTWLVIAEKPEAAAELREGLVAAGGSVVVASAGPSYEKVSARDYRLELTGRESFSRLLAELAADGQSLRGVIFRAGSSHPETLEGPRAVVRREAIAVTSLVQALAHMAAPKPPRLYLITRGAQSTGSEAGPGSIAGAPLWGLGRVIAYEHPELACKRIDADPASGPESLRELVVELGRRLAPPLDDDEVVLRGDRRLVPSLTQGRRTPGSAGAFRPRKDRTYLITGGLGGIGLRLASWLVSRGARYLAVCGRKGETAESRQALAPLRAAGARVETFQVDVSRPEALAAMLENLRRTGPSLGGIFHCAGVLADGSLLQLEPRSFETVMGPKVDGAWNLHMLATDASIEQFVLFSSTASLIGSPGQANYAAANAFLDALAHLRRSRGLPALSLNFGSWGEVGMATTDERRGGRLAERGMAPMSVEEALAAMALTLADGPVTRGIARLDAERWGKSHPSVAASSLFRGPVAQEEERVVDKAPRKLRDALLSLDSSERHGVLVARLKEMVGEVSRNPPERFSSKDTFDSLGFDSIMVLELRDMVMGELEVSLPLKSFVDERSIEQVTVELLEKLAVASVLGAASSERPDSKRVLL